A part of Oncorhynchus kisutch isolate 150728-3 linkage group LG2, Okis_V2, whole genome shotgun sequence genomic DNA contains:
- the smpdl3b gene encoding acid sphingomyelinase-like phosphodiesterase 3b, producing the protein MSHDFIDYGVQRLSSESTFPMTVTMAAMRTILLSCFLFTCGKVLGLSGNFWHITDIHWDPTYKHTENPELVCASSGKRPVPSAGQFGDYLCDAPWDLINSTVYAMKYILPDPDFIVWTGDDTPHVPNEDLGEEEVLSIISNLTHIIKLVFPSTKVYSALGNHDYHLKSQLPPVQNNIYEQTAQLWQGWLEPESQTTFRTGGYYTENLLNRPGYRVVVLNTNLYYDQNKVTENIDDPAGQFNWADQVLTEAANNKEKVYIIGHVPPGFFEKKRNMPWFRPNFNKRYLELIQKHHSLIIGQFFGHHHTDSFRMFYSSEGSPISTMFLTPGVTPWKTTLPGVIDGANNPGIRVFEYDTQTLLVKDMVTYYLNLTHANVAQARWEKEYRFTESFRVPDASPASMHQAVERMASDRCYLQKYYEFNSVNYDLTECNSDCRVDHVCAAREVDFERYEHCLEKERASSTGVAMLSVLSVVISIVWASC; encoded by the exons ATGAGTCATGACTTCATAGATTACGGCGTGCAACGTCTGTCCAGTGAGTCTACCTTCCCCATGACAGTCACTATGGCTGCGATGCGAACAATCCTCCTGTCCTGTTTTCTTTTCACATGCGGGAAAGTTCTGGGGCTGTCAG GAAACTTTTGGCACATCACGGATATTCACTGGGACCCAACCTATAAACACACCGAAAATCCTGAGCTTGTGTGTGCTTCTAGTGGAAAACGTCCTGTGCCCAGTGCGGGACAATTTGGAGACTACCTCTGCGATGCGCCATGGGACCTTATTAACTCCACAGTGTATGCAATGAAATACATTCTGCCAGATCCGGATTTCATCGTCTGGACAGG AGATGACACGCCGCATGTCCCGAATGAGGATCTGGGAGAAGAGGAGGTTCtctccattatcagcaacctcaCCCACATCATAAAGCTTGTTTTTCCAA GTACTAAAGTGTACTCAGCGCTGGGGAATCATGACTACCATCTGAAGAGCCAGCTACCCCCAGTCCAGAACAACATCTATGAACAGACAGCACAGCTGTGGCAGGGCTGGTTGGAACCAGAGTCTCAAACAACCTTCCGCACAG GTGGATACTATACAGAGAACCTGCTGAACCGACCAGGTTACAGGGTTGTAGTCCTCAACACTAACCTATACTATGACCAGAACAAGGTCACAGAAAACATTGACGATCCAGCCGGCCAGTTCAACTGGGCAGACCAAGTTCTTACAGAAGCTGCCAACAACAAAGAAAAG GTTTACATCATTGGCCACGTTCCACCAGGGTTCTTTGAGAAGAAGCGGAATATGCCTTGGTTTCGACCCAACTTCAACAAACGTTACCTAGAACTGATCCAGAAGCATCACTCTCTAATTATCGGACAGTTCTTCGGCCATCATCACACTGACAGCTTCCGCATGTTCTACAGCTCGGAAG GTTCCCCCATCAGTACCATGTTCCTTACCCCTGGTGTCACTCCCTGGAAGACCACCTTACCCGGGGTAATAGACGGAGCCAACAACCCTGGGATCCGCGTCTTTGAATATGACACCCAAACTCTTCTAGTCAAA GACATGGTGACCTACTACCTGAACCTGACCCATGCCAACGTGGCCCAGGCACGCTGGGAGAAAGAGTACCGCTTCACTGAGAGCTTTCGTGTGCCTGATGCCTCCCCGGCCTCCATGCACCAGGCCGTAGAGCGCATGGCCAGCGACCGCTGCTACCTGCAGAAGTACTACGAGTTCAACTCAGTCAACTACGACCTGACAGAATGCAACAGTGACTGCCGAGTTGACCACGTGTGTGCTGCTAGAGAGGTAGACTTTGAGAGGTACGAGCATtgtctggagaaagagagggcatcATCGACTGGTGTTGCCATGTTGTCAGTTCTCTCTGTGGTGATCAGTATAGTCTGGGCAAGCTGTTAA